Proteins from a single region of Orcinus orca chromosome 20, mOrcOrc1.1, whole genome shotgun sequence:
- the KLK11 gene encoding LOW QUALITY PROTEIN: kallikrein-11 (The sequence of the model RefSeq protein was modified relative to this genomic sequence to represent the inferred CDS: inserted 1 base in 1 codon; substituted 3 bases at 3 genomic stop codons): MMILQLIMFTLVTGHVGGETRIDKGYECSPHSQPPWQAALFQKTQLLCGATLIALKWLLTAAHCHRPXYVAHLGEHNLQXRDGCERTRGATESFPHPDFNSSLPKKAHCDDITLLNMVAPAFVIWAVRPXRVSSHCVTAGTRCLISDRGTTSSPQLHLPHTXRCTNMTIIEHKECEDAYPGDITDTMGCTSVREEGKDSCQGDSGGPLVYNGSLQGIISWGQDPCAVSRKPRVYTKVCNMWSGSRRL; encoded by the exons ATGATGATTCTGCAATTAATCATGTTTACTCTGGTGACAG GACATGTAGGGGGAGAGACCAGGATCGATAAAGGATATGAGTGCTCTCCTCATTCCCAGCCGCCCTGGCAGGCGGCTTTGTTCCAGAAAACACAGCTGCTCTGTGGGGCAACCCTCATCGCCCTCAAATGGCTACTGACGGCAGCCCACTGCCACAGGCC CTGATATGTAGCTCATCTGGGAGAACACAACCTCCAGTGACGGGATGGCTGTGAGCGCACCCGAGGAGCCACTGAGTCCTTCCCCCACCCAGACTTCAACAGTAGCCTGCCCAAAAAAGCCCACTGCGATGACATCACGCTGCTGAACATGGTGGCCCCAGCCTTCGTCATCTGGGCCGTGCGAC ACAGGGTGTCATCACACTGTGTCACTGCTGGCACCCGCTGCCTCATTTCCGACAGGGGCACCACGTCCAGCCCCCAGT TGCACCTCCCCCATACCTAGCGATGTACCAACATGACCATCATCGAGCACAAGGAGTGTGAGGACGCCTACCCTGGGGACATCACAGACACCATGGGATGTACCAGCGTTCGAGAAGAGGGCAAGGACTCCTG CCAGGGTGATTCTGGGGGCCCACTTGTCTATAATGGGTCTCTTCAAGGCATTATCTCCTGGGGCCAGGATCCATGTGCTGTCAGCAGAAAGCCCAGGGTTTACACAAAGGTCTGCAACATGTGGTCCGGATCCAGAAGACTATAG